The sequence below is a genomic window from Desulfobulbus oligotrophicus.
TACTGCCGAAGATGGCGCAGAGGGACTTTCCCTGGTGGGACGCTATGCTTTTGATTTGGTCGTTACCGATATGATTATGCCGGTGAAAGATGGCTTGAAGTTCATTATGGAACTTGTGCGTGATTATCCTGATCTGAAAATCCTGGCTATTTCAGGAGGCGGGGCCATCAAGGCAGAACGTTATCTGACCATGGCTGGTTATCTTGGTGATATTGCAACACTGGAGAAGCCGTTCAGGCGGGATGCTTTTCTTGCATTGGTTCGAAAGCAGTTAGGGATCGAATAGGAAAGTAATTTTACAGGAACCATAAAAAAGGCCGGCATTATTGCCGGCTTTTTTTATGGTACAGCTGCTGCTCATCAGTTAACGCTTGCAGCCGTTCTTGTCGTGTTGACTGTTTCAACTTTGGCCAGCCGGCCATCTTTTGCTGTTTGGAAACCATAGTTCACCAGTTTTTCCAGGTCCGCCCACATGGATTCGCTCCCCATCAAGGCGACCACAATGGTACGGTTGTCTCGGGTAAACTGACCGACATAGGTCTGGCGGGCGGCAAGAGTGTACCCTGTCTTTCCCCCATCCGTTCCATCAAGACGCCACAGGGCTTTATTGTGGTTGCGCAGAACCTTTCCATAGGTGGTTGAGATGGATTTCTCATGCATTCTGCGAGCAAAATCCTCATCCTGCATTGCATAGCGAAACAGATTGGCAAGGTCACGAGCTGTTGACTGCTGCCCGTTGGCAGTGAGACCCGAAGCGGTCCGACAAACTGTATGGCGGGCTCCCCACATCCTTGCTGTAATCGTCATGAGATTGGCAAAGTTTTCTTCACTGCCGCTTATTTTTTCGGCAAGGGCTACGCTGGCATCGTTAGCCGAGGCAAGTAAAACTGCGTTGATCAGGTCATTGGCCTGGTAGTCCCTGTTGGGATCCAAAAAAATTTTCGAGCTGGGCATGGCAGCCGCCTTGTTGCTGACGTTGATGGTGTCATCGGGTTGCAGCGATTTAAGGGCAATCATGGCCGTTACTATTTTGATGGTGGAGGCAGGCTGCCGAGGGTTATCAGGGGCTTTTGCGAAGATCTCGCCACCGGTATCAGCGTCGAGGATAATGGCACTTTTCGAACTGATCTGTTCACCTATTTCAGTGAAGCTTTTGTGAGCAAACGTTTGCGGCTTCGAGGGAGTCGAAGAGGGAGCGGTTTTTTTATTGCGTGCAGTTTTGTTGGCGTGAGAGGTTGTGGAAGCTGATTTTGCTGACTTTTGGGTTTGTACTCGTTTTGCAGGAACACGGGACGATAATTTTTTGGCAGTGTTTTTACCTGTCCCTGCAGCGTGCTTTTTGGTTGTCTGTTGACCTGTTTTTCCAGCGGCTGTTTTTATTGCGGGTTGTTTAACCGCAATTTGCGAAACCTTGTTCGTTTTGGCCGGGAGCTTGGTTGGAGCTGGTGATTTTTTTTTGTTTGCAGTTGCGGTGGCCAGCGTGGTTGCCGGTTTCCCGTTTTTTTGCTGTGCTGTGGATAACGCAGCCAGACCATCCGGAACAAGCGGGCAGATATAGAGCAGGTTTAAAAAAAAGAGTGACAACAGAAGAGGGGACCATCGCATAGTGAACATAACCTGTGAAGAAAAATAGAAGTGAATCGAATCATATGCCTAATAATATTTCTTTTTCCATGCTGTCAAGCGAATTGACCGTTTTCTTTGAAAGTGTCTCAGGCTTATGGTAAACAGGCGCCATATTTTATGATTGGATAAAACGAAGTGAAAGAAAAGGCGGTGAACGGGATGGAAACACTACCAGATGCCAGAGAAAGCAGCAGCGATGCATGCGAGGACAGCAGTCAGGATCAGGTCAACGCCGTACATTTGCCCGTGATTCAGGAAAATGCAACTACGATCAACGATTTAATCGATATCAGCTGTCGAAAGTATCGTCAACTTCCTGCCATCGGCATGGCGTTGGAAGAGGCGTTGACCTATAAGGAGTTTCATGAGCGGATTCTTTCCATCGCAGCGTATTTACGGCATTTAGGCGTCAAGCAGGGAGACAGGGTTGCCTTGCTTGGCGAAAATTCTCATCATTGGGGAACCGTGTACCTGGCTGTTGTCCGTTTAGGGGCCTGTGCCGTCCCTATCTTTCCGGACCTGCCGGAGGGAGATGTTCATCACATTTTAGGGCAAATGGGGTGCAATATTATTTTTGTGACCCAGAGACAGATTGAGAAGATTTATGATCTGAAGCAGCAGTTACAACACGTTATAACCTTTGACGATTATCATGATAACACCGGGTTGATCACGACCCAAACCTTCAGTGATTTTCTGGCCGAGGCGCTGGCGGAATTCGGTGAGCAGGCCCGTGACGAAACTCTGGAATTTCCCGGCGTCAAAACCGATGACCTGGCCACCATACTGTACACTTCGGGTACTTCCGGCTTTTCTAAAGCAGTGATGCTCAGTCATGGCAACCTGTGTGCCAACGCTTATTCCGCTGCTGGTGTCATTCAAATCGCACCGGGCTGGGTTTTTCTCTCGGTGCTGCCCATCTCGCATATCTATGAGTTTACAGTCGGTCTCCTACTGCCGTTGTTGAAGGGGTGCCGGGTTGTTTATGCCGGCAAGCCGCCGACTCCGGCGATTTTGCAGAAAATCTGCGAGAAAGAACAACCTCATGCCATGCTGATTGTTCCATTGATCATTGAAAAGATATTTAAAAAACGAGTGGCACCAGCACTGGAAAAGAGCAAAATGCTTAGTTTTCTTTGTAAATTCAGTATGAGTCGCAAGATGGTCTACCGTAAAATCGGTGCCAGGCTCTATGCTTTTTTTGGCAATCGGCTTCAGGTGATGGGAATCGGTGGTGCTGCCCTGAATCCCGATGTGGAAACCTTTATCCGTGATGCCGAATTTCCGTTTATCGTCGGTTATGGCCTGACTGAAACATCCCCTTTGCTGGCGGGGGGGCCCCATGGTGATCAGACGATCGCACATGGTTCTGCCGGAAAGCCGGTGCCGCATGTTGAAATTCGCATTGCTGATCCCCATCCTGAAACCGGAGTCGGTGAAATTCTGGCACGCGGGCGAAACATTATGCAGGGGTATTACAACGACCCCGACGCCACCGAAGCTACCTTTACCGGGGATGGATGGCTTAGGACCGGCGATCTCGGCTTAATTGACGGTAAAGGAAATCTCCATATCAAAGGGCGGTCCAAATCAGTTATTGTTCTCTCCAACGGTGAGAATGTCTATCCTGAAGCGATCGAGCACAAGATCGATGCCTTCCCTTTTGTCCTTGAATCGCTGGTGATCGAGAGCTGCGGTAAGCTGGAAGCCTGGGTTTACCCGGATTATGAATTCATCGACAGCAGGACCATGGGACAAAATCAGACTCAACGCCAGCAGTTCATCACAGAGTTGCTTGAGGAGATGCGGACCAGCATCAACACACAGCTTTCCAACTCTTCACGGCTGTCACGGATTCTTGAGCGACGCGAACCGTTTATCAAAACAGCAACGCATAAAATTAAACGTTATCTGTATTCAACCGGCAACATGCAAGCGTAAGCGCTTTTTTTAAAACATCAGGAGAGGGGAAAATGAAAAAAGTTTTTTTGGCAATTGGAGTGGTGTTGCTGGCAGCACAGGGAGATGTCTGGGCGTCTGCATACCGTATTCCTGAACAGTCGGTAAACTCCACTGCACGTTCCGGAGCTTATACCGCATATACCCCCGGAGCTGACGCCACGTACTTCAACCCAGCGAACATGTCGTGGCTTGACAATAAGACCCAGATCGAGGTGAATGGTACCTGGATTCATCTGACGTCGATTTCGTATACAGATGCGCGCAGCGCAACTTTAAGTGGTGATTCGGAGTCGGAAAACTTTTTTATGCCCACACTGTTTGCAGTTTCTCCGGATTTCAATAATTTTAGATTCGGTTTTTCGGTCACGACGCCGGCTGGACTGTCCAAACAGTGGCAAGATCCGTATCCGCGGACCTTTGCGGAAGAGTTTACTCTTAAGGTGTTTGAGTTTAACCCCACGGTTTCGTATAAGTTGAATGATCTTTTTTCAGTGGGGGGCGGGGTTCGTGCCGTGTATGTTGACGGCAAGGTGAAGAGCCGGGGCATTGTTCAGCAACCCAATGTAACTGCTCATAGAGACATGGATGGAGATACGTGGGAGGCCGGTTATAATCTGGCACTGACCGTACGGCCAACCGAGAAAATGAATTTGAGCCTTACGTATCGTTCGAAAGTTGATTTAGGCGTTGAGGGGCATGCAGACTTGGCCACGAATTTGAACAGACTGCCGATTCCACCATTTTCACCCATCCCCTCCACCTATATCGGTGACACCGGTGTTGAGATTCCGTTGCCCGCAGTGTTATCGGCCGCTGTTGCGTACACGTTTTTTGATCAACTGACTGTGGAGTTCCAGTATGACCGGACGTACTGGTCTGACTATAAAGATCTTGATTTCACCTACCCTGTGTCACTGCTCAACCCCGTGTTGACAGGGGCTTTTGACGATCCGGTTGTCAAAAACTGGCAGGATACCGACTCCTGGCGTTTGAGCCTGGTCTATGATTTAAAAAACGATTGGGTTTTGATGGCGGGTTTTGGCATCGATAAAAACCCGATGCCAAGCAGTACAGTGGGTTTTGAATTGCCCGATTCTGATGCCCTCGTCTACTCTGCCGGTGTGCGGTACACGATTAATCAGGCTATGGAAGTCGGGGCAGCCTACCTGTATGATTACAAGAAGTCACGCAGCGTGAACAATATTGCTGAGGACGGCCGGCTGAACGGTACCTTGAAAGATGCCTCGGCCGGACTGCTGACTGTTGGATTTACGTACAAATTTTAATAAACACGTTCTTTTGCTGCTGTTTTGAAGGCCCGGAGTTTTCCGGGCCTTTTTTTATCCTAGCAGGCTGTTGAAAAACAGGAAAATACGAGACAAGGGTTGTTTGTTTGCCCTTCGATAGCTCTTTGACAGTGAGCCCTTGGCCGTTTGTTTGTCATGATGTGTTGCCGGTTTTCATCTTCCGAGGCGCTTCAAGCCGCTCTGATGAGGATTTCCCCTCTTATCCAGAGGTAACTACCCCCAGATTACGCATTCGGACCATGTTGTAGGCTGCCGCAGAGAGCGTGAACAGCCAGTCTATCTTTTCCACGCCTTTGTATCTGGCTTTGCGTAACCAGGCGACGGTCTTCATCCAGCCAAATATCTCTTCCACCCGTTTGCGTTTTTTCCGGCTCACAGCATAACCTGCATGACGGGTGGTCCGGCCATCGATGGCGGAGCCTTTGACTTTCTGCGCTACATGTGGAGTAACGGTCAGGATGCGCAGGTCATCGACGAACTCCTTGCAGTCATACCCTTTGTCCGCGCCGATGGTGACTCGATGTGTGCCCGGAATATCCGAAGCCATGGAAAGGGCGGCCTCGCGCTCCGCCGTCCCGGTTGCCTGGGTCAGGCGGGTATCGACGACCAAACCGTTCCGATTTTCCATCAGCACATGCCCCATGAAGCAGAGCCTGGCCTCCTTGCCTTTTCCTTTTCTGAACAGCCGGGA
It includes:
- a CDS encoding response regulator, whose translation is MKRILVVDDESQIRTMLTQMLELEGYTVHTAEDGAEGLSLVGRYAFDLVVTDMIMPVKDGLKFIMELVRDYPDLKILAISGGGAIKAERYLTMAGYLGDIATLEKPFRRDAFLALVRKQLGIE
- a CDS encoding D-alanyl-D-alanine carboxypeptidase family protein, producing MRWSPLLLSLFFLNLLYICPLVPDGLAALSTAQQKNGKPATTLATATANKKKSPAPTKLPAKTNKVSQIAVKQPAIKTAAGKTGQQTTKKHAAGTGKNTAKKLSSRVPAKRVQTQKSAKSASTTSHANKTARNKKTAPSSTPSKPQTFAHKSFTEIGEQISSKSAIILDADTGGEIFAKAPDNPRQPASTIKIVTAMIALKSLQPDDTINVSNKAAAMPSSKIFLDPNRDYQANDLINAVLLASANDASVALAEKISGSEENFANLMTITARMWGARHTVCRTASGLTANGQQSTARDLANLFRYAMQDEDFARRMHEKSISTTYGKVLRNHNKALWRLDGTDGGKTGYTLAARQTYVGQFTRDNRTIVVALMGSESMWADLEKLVNYGFQTAKDGRLAKVETVNTTRTAASVN
- a CDS encoding AMP-binding protein, with protein sequence METLPDARESSSDACEDSSQDQVNAVHLPVIQENATTINDLIDISCRKYRQLPAIGMALEEALTYKEFHERILSIAAYLRHLGVKQGDRVALLGENSHHWGTVYLAVVRLGACAVPIFPDLPEGDVHHILGQMGCNIIFVTQRQIEKIYDLKQQLQHVITFDDYHDNTGLITTQTFSDFLAEALAEFGEQARDETLEFPGVKTDDLATILYTSGTSGFSKAVMLSHGNLCANAYSAAGVIQIAPGWVFLSVLPISHIYEFTVGLLLPLLKGCRVVYAGKPPTPAILQKICEKEQPHAMLIVPLIIEKIFKKRVAPALEKSKMLSFLCKFSMSRKMVYRKIGARLYAFFGNRLQVMGIGGAALNPDVETFIRDAEFPFIVGYGLTETSPLLAGGPHGDQTIAHGSAGKPVPHVEIRIADPHPETGVGEILARGRNIMQGYYNDPDATEATFTGDGWLRTGDLGLIDGKGNLHIKGRSKSVIVLSNGENVYPEAIEHKIDAFPFVLESLVIESCGKLEAWVYPDYEFIDSRTMGQNQTQRQQFITELLEEMRTSINTQLSNSSRLSRILERREPFIKTATHKIKRYLYSTGNMQA
- a CDS encoding OmpP1/FadL family transporter, translating into MKKVFLAIGVVLLAAQGDVWASAYRIPEQSVNSTARSGAYTAYTPGADATYFNPANMSWLDNKTQIEVNGTWIHLTSISYTDARSATLSGDSESENFFMPTLFAVSPDFNNFRFGFSVTTPAGLSKQWQDPYPRTFAEEFTLKVFEFNPTVSYKLNDLFSVGGGVRAVYVDGKVKSRGIVQQPNVTAHRDMDGDTWEAGYNLALTVRPTEKMNLSLTYRSKVDLGVEGHADLATNLNRLPIPPFSPIPSTYIGDTGVEIPLPAVLSAAVAYTFFDQLTVEFQYDRTYWSDYKDLDFTYPVSLLNPVLTGAFDDPVVKNWQDTDSWRLSLVYDLKNDWVLMAGFGIDKNPMPSSTVGFELPDSDALVYSAGVRYTINQAMEVGAAYLYDYKKSRSVNNIAEDGRLNGTLKDASAGLLTVGFTYKF